GATTCAAACAGGAATTTATTGCCGTTGTTCTACAGTTCGGACGAAAAACTATCTTTGGCAATCATTGCACCTTTTTGTTATTCAATGGCTTATTGCTATCTAAAATCCAAAGGATGTGAAGATTTGACCGAGGAAGAGCACGATGAACTTTCTATATTTTTGGAAATCATAAGAGAAGGGCATCGGCTGAATTCTTGGCAGGTATATTTGCAATCTGAACTTGTGAAATCTTCCGAATGATTCCGCAAGAAACATGATTTGTCCTATTTGTATTTCAATCGAATTACATTCTCCAAAACACCAATAAGAAAGATGTCGGAAAATCAAAAAGCATAACAATCTTTTTCAATTTTCCGACATCCTTTTATAAACAGAAACAAAACGAACGCATTCCCCGCTCTGCCTCTTAGTCTCTTCTACCCATGAAAATCATGATATAGTAAACCAATGTAGCCAATGAGCCCAATGCAGCAACTACATATGTATAAGCAGCAGAACGAAGAGCATCTTCAGCTTGTGCATGATTATACGAGTTAGTAATGCCGGATGAACTCAGCCAAACGAGTGCGCGCTTACTTGCATTGATTTCCACCGGCAGCGTAATAAAGCTGAACAGGGTAGTCATGGCAAACAGAATAATACCTGCCAGCAGCAATTGCGGGAAAGTGTTTACCATCAAGATACCACCCAACAGAACCCATGTCATAATGGAAGAGGCAAAGTTCACCACCGGAACCAGCGCACTACGCATCTTCAAAGGAGCATACATACGCGCATGTTGCACAGCATGGCCACATTCGTGAGCTGCTACGGCAGCCGCCATAATACTATTGCTTTCATACACCCCTTCACTCAAATTCACCGTTTTGTTAGTCGGATTATAGTGGTCGGTCAACTGCCCAGGCGTATGTGTCACCTGCACATCATAAATTCCATTGTCATGCAACATCTTCAAAGCTACGTCGCGTCCTGTCATGCCGTTTCCGGTAGGAATCTTGGAGTACTTCTTGAACTTGTTCTGCAAATTCATCTGTACCAACCAACTTACTACGGCAATTCCAATAAATAATACCCAATAAGACATCATATACTTTTCATTTTAATTATTACTCTATATCTATATAAACAAATAGTTTGCCAAAAGTAAGGGGAAACTACCAATGTCAGGATAGTTTCCCCTTGCTTTTATGAAGAATTATCTAAAAATTAGTCAATTGTAAGTTCTACTACATAGTCAATATCTTTCGGCACATCAGCAAACTCCAGCACAACACCTGCTTTCGTTTTGGTAAAGCGAACCGGGGACTGGTCTTTGAACAGCACCGCTTTCTTCACTTTCTTATCTGCCAAAGGCAGGAACAACGCTCTATCTTTCAGATTGAGGATATGCACATAGAGCTTATTGCCTTTCTGTGTCGTCACTCCCCAGTCATGCGGGGCAACTGCACCGCTGCGTGTTCCGTAAATCGTTTCACCATATTTTTTCATCCACTCTCCCATCTCTGCCAAGCGTTGTACAGCTACTGCAGGAAGCTCACCATCGGGTTGAGGACCGATATTCATCAAGAGATTGGCATTTTTACCGGCTGCCTTCACCAAATAATGAATCAATGTCTTTGTTGACTTATAATTCTGGTCGGTAATCTTATACCCCCACATACCATTCATTGTTTCACAAGTTTCTAAAGGCAGGCGACTGATCTCCTGTCCCGAAAGTCCCGCTGAATTTTCACCTGGCAGGTCACGTTCGAAAATCTGAATATCTTCACCTGCAAAAGGCGTCTGATGATGATTGTTACCGATAAGGCATCCCGGCTGGAGCTTATGAATCAATGCGTATTGTTCAGGGAGTTCCCAGTCGAAATTTTTATTCTGGTCCTGATCCCACCATCCGTCAAACCAGATGGCACCAATCGGACCATAATTTGTCAGCAACTCCGTCAACTGGTTATTCATAAATTGATAATAGCTTTTCCAATCCCCTTTCGAATTGGGGCGTCCTGTTCCTCGTCCGGTACGTCCCCAGGGATAATCTTCGCGCACCCAGTCGAGATGCGAATAGTAGAAATGAAGTTTGATTTCGTGTTTCGCACAAGCGGCTGCCAGTTCTTTCACGATGTCACGCTTGAAAGGAGTAGCCTTGACTACATTATAGTCCGAATATTGGGTATCGAACATAGAAAATCCCTCGTGATGACGGGTAGTGAAACAGATATATTTCGCTCCCGAAGCCTTGATAGCCTCTACCCATTTGTCCGCATCAAACTTGGAAGGATAGAAACCGCCTGCCAGTTTGGCATATTCTTTATAATCCAGATTATTATTTGTCATAGTCCACTCACCGGTAGCGAGCATGGCATACAATCCCCAATGAAGGAAAATACCAAACTTATTGTCCTGAAATTCCTGACGTGCTTTCAGGTTCTCTTCGGTGGGTTGATAAGAAGAAGAAGATTGTGCAAATGCACTAACGCCCATTGCGAGCAATAAAAGAAAAGAAATAAAACGTGTTTTCATAAGCGCGATTATTTATGTGTATAAAAAAAATAGACAACAAGAAGTCTGAATAAAGAAAGGCGGAGATAAAAAAAACTCCGCCTTCCCCC
The Bacteroides caecimuris DNA segment above includes these coding regions:
- a CDS encoding zinc metallopeptidase, whose product is MMSYWVLFIGIAVVSWLVQMNLQNKFKKYSKIPTGNGMTGRDVALKMLHDNGIYDVQVTHTPGQLTDHYNPTNKTVNLSEGVYESNSIMAAAVAAHECGHAVQHARMYAPLKMRSALVPVVNFASSIMTWVLLGGILMVNTFPQLLLAGIILFAMTTLFSFITLPVEINASKRALVWLSSSGITNSYNHAQAEDALRSAAYTYVVAALGSLATLVYYIMIFMGRRD
- a CDS encoding alpha-L-fucosidase, with the protein product MKTRFISFLLLLAMGVSAFAQSSSSYQPTEENLKARQEFQDNKFGIFLHWGLYAMLATGEWTMTNNNLDYKEYAKLAGGFYPSKFDADKWVEAIKASGAKYICFTTRHHEGFSMFDTQYSDYNVVKATPFKRDIVKELAAACAKHEIKLHFYYSHLDWVREDYPWGRTGRGTGRPNSKGDWKSYYQFMNNQLTELLTNYGPIGAIWFDGWWDQDQNKNFDWELPEQYALIHKLQPGCLIGNNHHQTPFAGEDIQIFERDLPGENSAGLSGQEISRLPLETCETMNGMWGYKITDQNYKSTKTLIHYLVKAAGKNANLLMNIGPQPDGELPAVAVQRLAEMGEWMKKYGETIYGTRSGAVAPHDWGVTTQKGNKLYVHILNLKDRALFLPLADKKVKKAVLFKDQSPVRFTKTKAGVVLEFADVPKDIDYVVELTID